ACCAATAAAGTAAAGATGGAGAAATGTATAAaccttgaaaaaataaataaatttacattTTACTGAGAAGTCAATAAACGTGtgttaatataaaaaatatttatataagatTTTACTCCTTAATTTACGAACAATTGTAACTTtatggataaaaaaaaaaattattgaaattaaaatttatttctatcataattatcaaaacaattaatgaagagagagaaaataaaagactaaaaataagaGGTACTAaacgattttttaaaaataaataaaaattattttttaaaaagaaatgataCAATTTGTAATTAAATCTTTAATTCAATGATTATATAAAAAgattgctataacttgtaataaataatttaataaatatattataatataatttttcaccaTAAAACGTGGACTGGACTGATAAGACCCAACTGACCCGGCCCACCAGAGAAGAGGTTTATCTGTCTACTGCCAAATTAGTTTTAACATTTACTTGGGTTTTAGAACTCTCAGGTTCCTTCTTCACCAAGATTTCCAGGTTCATTTCCAATTTCtccattttctctctctttttttttgttttttgattaaTTGTGCTTTCAGTGAAAATATCTGTTCCTTTACTGAAGAGAAACTATTGGGTTATTTTTTcttgtgtatttttttctttttgggttacACGCTGATTGTGCTATGTAAAACCTTAATTGaaaccaaattgaaaatcaaaataagattGGGGATGTGGAGGAACGGGTTATTTTATAGAAATAACGAAGGACAAACTAACTAATAAATCAAATTTTGACCATTTCCCCTCTTTATAGATACAATGTCAATTATAGCAAGTACTTGCCCGGGTTTTGCTTGTGTCTGTATTTCTTTGGGCGTTATGGTTTCTTCTTCGGTATCTGATGAGGATGTATTGAAGGTCAAGATCTGCTGatggaagagaaaaaagaaagagtagGCAATCGTTTCTTTCCATTGGATTTGTAGAATTATTTGATAGTAGTTGCCGCAGCCCGCATATTATTCCTTGTGGTCTTGCCGCATtgcaggagctttagtgcacggGAATGCTCTTTTATTTTACTACACATTATTGGAACATCTTCGCTTAAGTTGGTATAAGTTTTAGTAGTCAGGACTAAAATATCAAGTGCATTTAAAACATGAATGTTTTTAATATTATCGAGCAAAGGCAGTGAATTACTATGTCCATGTGGACTTACCGCTAGCTTGATTTCGATTTTAGTCTTTTAGACCTTCATTTAGCTACTCCCTCCGTCAAtcaagaaatagtaaatgataggggtaattttaccatatcaccctgtgaatattataaatttaatgctttgagAAATACATTGGATAATGAATTttatttaatactaagggtaaaatgGGTAAATTATCCATTGGTTTTCCAAATTGGGTAAGTATTGTTGAACATCTATTTGTTAGTATAGTAGACAAGTaaagatggatggatggatggagtATATAAAAGTAAAGATGTATTTAATTCTAAGGGAGGATAATGACGAATTGTTTGATCAtagattttttgttttgctttCTTAACTTTGTAACAATAGCCAAATGCACTTCAATATTAAATGATAGTAGCCTTTCGAAATCCACCTGGTAAGATGGATAATTAACGAGCACCTTAGGATTCATTTAGAGTCTTAGATCCTTAGAGATAGGtacctcttttcttttcttttttcaagaaataaattgTTAAAAGGTATATGCAAAGAGATAACTGCCTCTTTTTCATAATCCATTACCTGTTTTGGCTGGACCGACATAACCATCTTTATAACTTGTAGGAGTCATGTCATTAGGAACTTTCTGCTCCAATATCCCGATATACTTCTCTATGCCTTTGTGTTACAGTGCTTCAGCAAATTGATCAATTTGTTTCAATGATGTTGAGTTACCGTAATATGTATGGGTCTGGGTGTCCCTTACTATATATTTCTCTCCGTATCCGTGGTTTTTTGACACAACTAAGTTTGAGTATATCCTTTGGGGTTAAATATGATGGTACACTCTCTATACAATTTGTTAACTCTTATTTTGTATGGTCTGACAAAGTAATCAATTTTTAAACATATCTGAGTTCTGAGGAAAATGAGTTTGCAAGTAGCAATTGTAGCCAATCTTTGAATGATTGCTAAGAAGATAAATATGCTTATTCAAGCGtcggtagttttttttttttttttttttggaaccgGGCAAGCGTCTCTAGTTATAGATAGAGATATTCCATGATAAAGGAATGGCCACGGCTTAAGTTAAACCTTGTCCTAGAATTGCATCATGTGCAGATAGCATGACCTTGGCTATTGGGTTGGCATTTTCTTGCTTGGCTCCATCCCACAATTTGCCTCAACTTGACTTGTCTCGGAGGAATTCCAGCCTTTCTTTTGCCCCTACATTCTTCCCTTGTGAGATGAATGGTGGATACTGTTTGTtcgcatactttggttatttatGTAAGTGGGGAGGGGGCAAATGATTACTTGTATGAACAGTGTCTAtttaactttcaagtcagtgttGCTTTGCTGCTGGATGTTGGATCTAGATAGGTTTGCCTTATCTTTCTTCCCCCCTTACCCAGTTTTTTTTGGGTAACTGGGAAACCTGGAACTTAAATGTTTAGATCCATATTATTTTGTTACTGTACTGTGTACATATTGTAGTGTAACTCTTTCTTTACCCTATTTGAATGCACACACTAAATGGACATATTTGATGCCACAACAAAAAGGTTGAAAGTACAGTTTCATGTATTAAGGTTGAGATGAAAAATGTCATATTTCCCTTCTATGAAATGAGGAATGCTAACATATACTATTGTTTAAATGTATACTGAACCTCGTTGCATTAAAGATTTAATAAGTCTTTTCAACATTGAAATAACTTATCTTCAATTTCCTCCCTCCGTTCCTTTTCAGTTGTCATGTTTCATTTTTCGATAGTCAGTATGTCtaattttcaaagctaaattatattagattaattcaatactttaaaattaaaatttagatattcaaaaaccATATGAAAAGTATTATAGGTtgcaatttttcctttttcaatatgattaaaaaatacatcttaaaatgttggtcaaagtttATATCGTTTGACTCTAAAAAAGGAAACAATGACAACTAAAAGGAACAGAGGGAGTAATTCTGAGCTATTGGAATACATGTTTTTGCATTTCTTACTACAGTGTGATGTCGAATGCATTTTGCAATATTTTGTTTTAAGTTTAGgcatatgaaaataaattgaaatgtaaTGTCTGATTTTTACTGTGCCGCTTATGTCTTTATTAAATACAGCACTCATATTTGTAcctgtgttgatgtagagagaaAGTCAAATGACTCCCCCCTCTTTTTTTGAAGGTTTTGTCCTGAAATTCTCATTTGTATGTAATTTGCTTACTTGACTGGAATAGTCTATGACTTttgaggtcatcttgattcttttattcacCTTGaacttgcaaaaccaaagaggaGAATGAAGAAAGCCTTAATCACATACTAACATTTGTCGGAGACATGTATATCTATTGTTATTTCACTAGGTGCCTTGAAATTTCAAATGTTACCAACTCAGCTGCGTTCTGCATTTTATTGCAGGGGGAAAAGCAGAATACAAAGTCTAGGTTAATTCCTTCTGAGAAGATGGCTGGAATTCCAGGATACAGTGCCCTTGCTCCCAAGACTAAGAATCTGGTTATGGCTGGAGGTTTGACAGGATTTGTTTTTGGTGTGTACTACTACACTATGAGAGCTGTTGGAGGCTCAGATGAACTTCAAGTAGCCATTGATAAGTTTGAAGAGGCGAAACGCAGCAGTGAGGCTGAAGCAAGTTTGGCACCCAAGCCGTAATTTTGTCCAATATGAAAGTGACACTGCAATTAGGAAGTAGAACTGGACTTCAATCATCTTAAGCTTGTTGAACAACTGGTCCCGTTTCTCATGTTTTGTGAACATATATACTTTGCTGTAAAGATAGTAAAGACGTTGAATATTTTTAAAGCACTCGTGTTGAGATAaattttcttctttgaatttcatTGTCTATAGGCTATACACATTCAGCATGTTTATTTTAGGTTTTATAGACACTTCATTGATCTGCATTTTCATAGTACGATGCTCAGAGGTGCCATTGTAAACAAATCCATTATCCATACATCGCAAGTAGGCGTGTGCATAGGtcggttggttcgattttttattaaaaaaaatcaagccAATTATGTCGGTTGATTAAAATTATAAACTAAATCAAACCACCATAAAATCGATTTTTTCAGTTTAgaatattttcaaatcaaaccaaaataaaatggtTCCTTTTCCTTTAGTTTGACTTATGGTTTGATTTGACTTAAAATAAGCGGTAATTTGCAATTTGCTGGCATCATATTTGGATAATAAGgactattttcaagaaaaaagaaatactTCTGCAAATGAAATTGGCAGTCACCGACTCCATGTGCCTTAAGAGGACGAGGACCTTTGTAGCCATGATTCTTTTTCCGGTTCTACCTCCTGCAATAGTTTTGTAGCCATCATTCTTTTCCCGATTCTACCTCCTTCAATAGTGATCTATTCCGTCAATGAACATTTAAAGAAAATTGTCTATATAGCACAGTGAATTTAATTCGACCTTTAAAGTACAGTCAAATCTTTTTATAGTGACAATgtttattcaaaaaattcatgTTTGCTAAAGAGAGGTGTTTTAATATATGTATACTGATATTTGACGTTCAAATCTCATTCAGTtgttaaaaacattaaaaaaaaaacgaATATGAAAAAGGCAAACGTTAGTAGTCTTTTCCTCGTGAAATTGTGAAATAATTGATGTGCACTatttaaatacaatttttttcttttaagtagATATTCGTACTTGAAATTTACTATGAGTATGACATTAATGAtgattaccataaatattttatttttttattttatacacaatatatttcttacaaaatattatgtaaaaatatttgaGAAGGTTGCTATACAAAGATAATTTTACAAAGAGTGTGTCACTATAATAAAAGATATTGTTACTATAGGTAGAatttcattataaaaaaatagtaaaatataacatgaaaattattttttaaaatcgaattactaaaataaaatattattataataaggTGACTTTACATAGAGTAATGAGAATTTTACccttatatataagtgaaggtttgGTTGTATTACCAAGGATTGTTTcgtaaataatatcaataataatggCAAATGTGTATTGTTACAAGTGTCTTTTCCACATCACGCTGTTTTGTTGCTTTGGTTTTTAATTTTCCCATTCATTTCTTTCCCTTCTATTTCTTATTTCAGCATAATTACCAAAACACAAAACATTCTTCAAAAAAACTCTCAAATCTCTTCtccaatcaatcttcaaaaagctttactaaaatttttatatatataattgtagtAAAGTTCGTGTATAAATAGATAAAGTTATCTAAATTTTGCTTCtgctgtttaaaaaaaaaaattgtgttgttAATCTTTCAAGAATATTATACagtcttctttctcttttattttctatgttttctgtGAATTTTGTTCGTTTTTTTAAGTtgtatgtgtttatatatattgcatgtaTCTGGGTTTTAAGTTgggtataaatttttttaattttgagtaataatatgtatttgtattttgatttttgtgattGCACGTGTTATGAACAGAGACTAAACATACAAtggtattttctctttttttttcataattttttcttcgAACCAGTTGCCAGCGTGGTTAACtttcatttttattgatttttcgaTTTTGCATGTATTGTTGTTCATTCTCCGATTTTGAGTTCTTAATTCTgccataatttttcttttgaattagtTATCAGATAGGTTAactttcatttttattgttttttaaattttacatGTACTGTTGTTTATTTGCTTCGATTTTGAGTTGTTGGTTGAGATTTTGTTGTTATATTGGTCtgtgttttaatttttgtggttGCATTTTTTGTGGACCAAAACTAACCACGACTGAATTTTACTttaatagatgaaaataaaaaaatatcaaattatagAGATATTATAGCTCatattaaaattaagaatttcGAAACCCCTAAGTTATAGGTGCATGCTTGTGTATTGAAAGTGAAGAAACTAGAACTTGTAAAAAATGATTATCCTGATTTGCATAAAGGCACTCATATTTCATCCATTTGATCTTCAAATTTTCTGGTTACatatatagattatttttttgctttctttttgtCATTTAGTTTCAGCTACCAGTAGTTGTTGTCCTAGCATGCGTTTAGTCATCTCGACTTGATAAGTGTCACTCATCTTGCAACACTTATGATAAATCTGATTAAACTCGACAAATTATATAGTAGTTTTTATCCTTTAAGCTATTACGATAAGGTTGGTGCTTTAACCTCTCTTTCACTACTCTGTTCGTTTATAAGTTAGTTTAAAGAGCAGCTCAATGTATGGTCCTTGGTTgcattttgattaattttttcttatacaTTTGTTTGCATATGCTTTATTATTGCCCATTATTGTTGTTAGTATTCGTAACTTTCTCATTTGTAATGGTACAGTTGAAAATTTGAATCATGTTCATCATTTTATGTAATGTTGTATTTGTGTTTTTCTGGGCAGTTGAACTTTGACGGCAAATGTCATGTTCACCGAAGGTCTTAGTTCTTAGTTCAATGAATTCGAGTTTCATattgctacacggtgctcatgaccccgaagaaccataagctaacccatgactgatatctgtacctgaatactgcataatatactatataaacgtggaaataaaggctgtaaggccgtaaggttcaaaactataacataactgataaaacataacatctggagggggtatgaaatacccaagacaactgaaataactgtctaaacatgctagtctgaaaaacctctaactgactgaactgtctgaacaaagagttgatgggacatgtccccaactaactccaactactgaaataaattaattaatgagataataaagtaatggtcatgtcctcgaaggatgaggactcactcctaactttgactgctgagact
The Capsicum annuum cultivar UCD-10X-F1 chromosome 6, UCD10Xv1.1, whole genome shotgun sequence DNA segment above includes these coding regions:
- the LOC107873185 gene encoding uncharacterized protein LOC107873185 isoform X1, translated to MEEKKERGEKQNTKSRLIPSEKMAGIPGYSALAPKTKNLVMAGGLTGFVFGVYYYTMRAVGGSDELQVAIDKFEEAKRSSEAEASLAPKP
- the LOC107873185 gene encoding uncharacterized protein LOC107873185 isoform X2; its protein translation is MAGIPGYSALAPKTKNLVMAGGLTGFVFGVYYYTMRAVGGSDELQVAIDKFEEAKRSSEAEASLAPKP